One genomic region from Marmota flaviventris isolate mMarFla1 chromosome 6, mMarFla1.hap1, whole genome shotgun sequence encodes:
- the LOC114080526 gene encoding class I histocompatibility antigen, Gogo-OKO alpha chain-like isoform X1, with protein sequence MGVVAPLELLLLLLGTLALTDIWAGSHSLRYFDTSVSRPGHGKPRFISVGYVDDTQFVRFDSDTENPREEARAPWMEQEGSEFWDQITQISTSNAHHHLVCLNNLRGYYNQSEGGSHILQRIWGCDVGPDRRFLRGYKQYAYDGKDYISLNEDLSSWTSADAAARNTQRKLEAAGDAEHSRAYLEGTCVEELLRYLENGKEALQRLDPPKTHLTHHTSPDGDVTLKCWALGFYPKEITLNWQRDGEDQIQDMELVETRPAGDGNFQKWAAVVVSAGEEQRYTCHVHHEGLPEPLILRWEPPSQPIMGIVAGLVLLGAVITGAVVPFVLWKKKNTGVKKSTYASAACNDSAQDSDVSLTA encoded by the exons ATGGGGGTAGTGGCTCCCCTAGAGCTGCTCCTGCTGCTGTTGGGGACCCTGGCCCTGACGGACATTTGGGCAG GCTCCCACTCCTTGAGGTATTTCGACACCTCCGTGTCCCGGCCGGGTCACGGGAAGCCCCGCTTCATCTCCGTGGGCTACGTGGACGACACGCAGTTCGTGCGCTTCGACAGCGACACCGAGAATCCCAGGGAGGAGGCGCGGGCGCCATGGATGGAGCAAGAAGGATCTGAGTTTTGGGACCAGATCACACAGATTTCCACGAGCAACGCACATCATCACCTAGTGTGCTTGAACAACCTGCGCGGGTACTACAACCAGAGCGAGGGCG GCTCTCACATACTCCAGAGGATTTGGGGCTGTGACGTGGGGCCAGACAGACGCTTCCTCCGCGGGTACAAGCAGTACGCCTATGATGGCAAGGATTACATCTCCCTGAATgaggacctgagctcctggaccTCAGCGGACGCAGCGGCCCGAAACACCCAGCGGAAGTTGGAGGCAGCCGGTGACGCAGAGCACAGCAGGGCCTACCTGGAGGGTACCTGTGTGGAGGAGCTCCTCAGATATCTGGAGAACGGGAAGGAGGCATTGCAGCGCTTAG ACCCCCCAAAGACACATCTGACTCACCACACTAGCCCTGACGGAGATGTCACTCTGAAGTGCTGGGCCCTGGGATTCTACCCTAAGGAGATCACCCTGAACTGGCAACGAGATGGGGAGGACCAGATCCAGGACATGGAACTTGTGGAGACCAGGCCTGCAGGGGATGGAAACTTCCAGAAATGGGCAGCTGTGGTGGTGTCTGCTGGAGAGGAGCAGAGATACACATGCCATGTGCACCATGAGGGGCTGCCTGAGCCCCTCATCCTGAGATGGG AGCCACCCTCTCAGCCCATCATGGGAATTGTTGCTGGCCTGGTCCTCCTTGGAGCTGTTATCACCGGAGCTGTGGTCCCTTTTGTCttgtggaagaagaaaaacacag GAGTAAAAAAAAGTACCTATGCTTCAGCTGCCT GTAATGACAGTGCCCAGGACTCTGATGTGTCTCTCACTGCTTAG
- the LOC114080526 gene encoding class I histocompatibility antigen, Gogo-OKO alpha chain-like isoform X2 has protein sequence MGVVAPLELLLLLLGTLALTDIWAGSHSLRYFDTSVSRPGHGKPRFISVGYVDDTQFVRFDSDTENPREEARAPWMEQEGSEFWDQITQISTSNAHHHLVCLNNLRGYYNQSEGGSHILQRIWGCDVGPDRRFLRGYKQYAYDGKDYISLNEDLSSWTSADAAARNTQRKLEAAGDAEHSRAYLEGTCVEELLRYLENGKEALQRLDPPKTHLTHHTSPDGDVTLKCWALGFYPKEITLNWQRDGEDQIQDMELVETRPAGDGNFQKWAAVVVSAGEEQRYTCHVHHEGLPEPLILRWEPPSQPIMGIVAGLVLLGAVITGAVVPFVLWKKKNTGRKSAGTYASAACNDSAQDSDVSLTA, from the exons ATGGGGGTAGTGGCTCCCCTAGAGCTGCTCCTGCTGCTGTTGGGGACCCTGGCCCTGACGGACATTTGGGCAG GCTCCCACTCCTTGAGGTATTTCGACACCTCCGTGTCCCGGCCGGGTCACGGGAAGCCCCGCTTCATCTCCGTGGGCTACGTGGACGACACGCAGTTCGTGCGCTTCGACAGCGACACCGAGAATCCCAGGGAGGAGGCGCGGGCGCCATGGATGGAGCAAGAAGGATCTGAGTTTTGGGACCAGATCACACAGATTTCCACGAGCAACGCACATCATCACCTAGTGTGCTTGAACAACCTGCGCGGGTACTACAACCAGAGCGAGGGCG GCTCTCACATACTCCAGAGGATTTGGGGCTGTGACGTGGGGCCAGACAGACGCTTCCTCCGCGGGTACAAGCAGTACGCCTATGATGGCAAGGATTACATCTCCCTGAATgaggacctgagctcctggaccTCAGCGGACGCAGCGGCCCGAAACACCCAGCGGAAGTTGGAGGCAGCCGGTGACGCAGAGCACAGCAGGGCCTACCTGGAGGGTACCTGTGTGGAGGAGCTCCTCAGATATCTGGAGAACGGGAAGGAGGCATTGCAGCGCTTAG ACCCCCCAAAGACACATCTGACTCACCACACTAGCCCTGACGGAGATGTCACTCTGAAGTGCTGGGCCCTGGGATTCTACCCTAAGGAGATCACCCTGAACTGGCAACGAGATGGGGAGGACCAGATCCAGGACATGGAACTTGTGGAGACCAGGCCTGCAGGGGATGGAAACTTCCAGAAATGGGCAGCTGTGGTGGTGTCTGCTGGAGAGGAGCAGAGATACACATGCCATGTGCACCATGAGGGGCTGCCTGAGCCCCTCATCCTGAGATGGG AGCCACCCTCTCAGCCCATCATGGGAATTGTTGCTGGCCTGGTCCTCCTTGGAGCTGTTATCACCGGAGCTGTGGTCCCTTTTGTCttgtggaagaagaaaaacacaggTAGGAAAAGTGCAGG TACCTATGCTTCAGCTGCCT GTAATGACAGTGCCCAGGACTCTGATGTGTCTCTCACTGCTTAG
- the LOC114080481 gene encoding calcyclin-binding protein-like translates to MASALDKLQNNLEEVRMLLEKTSRKRVRDALTAKQKQNKIETEIKNKMQQKSWKKPELLGNEKPAAVCAPITTGYTMKISNYRWDQFHKFLKIYITLMGVHQVTTENVQVHFTERSFDLLVKNLNGKSYSMIMNLLKSMSVEGSSKKVKTDTVLVLCRKKAENTRWEYLTKVEKECKEKEKPSEAIETDPSEGLMNVLKKIYEDGDDDMK, encoded by the coding sequence ATGGCTTCAGCTCTGGACAAGCTGCAGAATAATCTAGAAGAGGTAAGGATGTTGCTGGAAAAGACCTCTAGAAAAAGAGTACGTGATGCTCttacagcaaaacaaaaacaaaacaagattgaaacagaaataaagaacaagATGCAACAGAAATCATGGAAGAAACCAGAACTTCTTGGCAATGAAAAGCCAGCTGCTGTGTGTGCTCCCATCACAACAGGATATACCATGAAAATCAGTAATTATAGATGGGATCAATTCCATAAGTTTTTGAAAATCTACATCACTTTAATGGGAGTTCATCAAGTTACCACCGAGAATGTGCAGGTTCATTTCACAGAGAGGTCATTTGATCTTTTGGTAAAGAATCTAAATGGGAAGAGTTACTCCATGATTATGAATCTCTTGAAATCCATGTCTGTGGAAGGCAGTTCAAAAAAAGTTAAGACCGATACAGTTCTCGTCTTATGTaggaagaaagcagaaaacacACGGTGGGAGTATTTGACTAAGGTTGAAAAAgaatgcaaagagaaagaaaagccttCAGAAGCCATCGAAACAGATCCTAGTGAGGGATTAATGAATGTTctaaagaaaatttatgaagatGGAGATGATGATATGAAGTGA